The sequence below is a genomic window from Merismopedia glauca CCAP 1448/3.
TTCCCTGAGTTGATTTCTGAGTTCTGGTTTGACCTGCGATGCTTCTACAATTAAATCGCCGATATTGTGTGTTTTAAGTGCTTCTCGGTCGTGAAGAGTTAAAAAGGCTTTCAAAGCTTTTTCTGCTGCCTGCTGACAGTGATATATGGCTGCGTCAGGAAATTTTGAAGACAGTTCTTGAGCAATAAGCAAGTCATTATGTGCTTTTTTGAGCCAAAAGATGACCAGAGTACGTTTTTCCAGATCCATAAAGCAATATTCCTTGGTCTGCTATTTTTCGATGTAATGAAGCTGGAACTTTCTTGAAACTGTCCATTAACGAACGAGGCATGACTACAATATCGACATTGGCATAAATGTCAAAAACGGCATTTAATCCCCGAATCCCCCACTCAACCCGATTAAACCCAGCAATTCCATCGGGGACTATGACGCACAAATCGATATCGCTGTATTCATTGGGCTGACCCCATGCATAAGAGCCGAATAGTACGATCTCTTCGGGATTCAGTTCGGTTACTAGACTCTGGGTGATTTCTGCGATGATTTCTTCAGTTACAGGGGGCATGGTAGGAATTGGCGCTACACTTAGCTTTAGCATAGCGCTTAAA
It includes:
- a CDS encoding HEPN domain-containing protein — encoded protein: MDLEKRTLVIFWLKKAHNDLLIAQELSSKFPDAAIYHCQQAAEKALKAFLTLHDREALKTHNIGDLIVEASQVKPELRNQLREAVALTQYNQTYRYPTNPTEDFNPTPGELRKAFHLAKAVYDKICEVMPEEIVGKPQQKPDLDR
- a CDS encoding nucleotidyltransferase domain-containing protein, encoding MLKLSVAPIPTMPPVTEEIIAEITQSLVTELNPEEIVLFGSYAWGQPNEYSDIDLCVIVPDGIAGFNRVEWGIRGLNAVFDIYANVDIVVMPRSLMDSFKKVPASLHRKIADQGILLYGSGKTYSGHLLAQKST